Part of the Prionailurus bengalensis isolate Pbe53 chromosome B3, Fcat_Pben_1.1_paternal_pri, whole genome shotgun sequence genome is shown below.
GAAATGGAGCAGTAGCTTAAAGAGAAAGTATGAAAGGAGgtctgtttatttgcttatttaagataggtaaaaataaaaaaacatgtttgaaaGCTAATGAGAATGAGCAGAAACTTTGATGAAACTTGATGAAACACTGATGAtacaggaggaaagggagagatttACTAAATTGTATCATTGAGTAGGCAGGAAGGAATAGAATCATGGGCCTGAGATGCTCCATCCTCCAGAAAGAGACACAGGGTGACAGGGGCACCAGCAAGGACGATTCTGCCTATCAGGGAAGCTTCTTATTCTTGGTGATAATGAAACTCCCTTCCTCCACCCTAAAGGCACCAGGCAGCCCATCCAGGGAAAGCgtcctctttcctccctcaggTGGCTTCATCACAAATCAGTAGAAATTCCGAAGAAAAGAGCAGACCAAAATAGCACCACAAagtctttgaaaattaaattttcattggaACCATAGCCCATAAAAGCAGTCCATGACCTGTATGCTAAACCAAAGCAAAGTAACTGccagctaaaataaaaactttaaatatgacCCAAACTCTCTAGGGAACAAATGACTAAAACACAATGGACAAATAAGAGGCAGCTGTAGCATAACAATCATTGCCAGGTATGGTAAGAacttaaatagaaaaagaaatgtcacaAGAAAGGAAGTATGCAAGTAATACAAGTAATGATGATGAGAGAAGGAACAAGCATTTTTGCTGATTGTGTACTAGGTACCATTCAAAGAACTTAATATGGATTAACTATTTTGTTACAACAATTCTATTGGTTAGGTGTTATGcttatcattcttatttttcagatgagtaaatgaggcacagagaagttaactaACCCAAAATAGCTAATCAGCTCATAAGTTAGGGAGTCGGGATTTGCTAACTGGCAGTCATGATTTTAACCTTCATTTTATACCACTACCCCATACTTAATAAGGGTGATATAAAGTAGGTTATAGTAGATGTAAAGGGTCATGACTATCATTTTAAGGAATTTAAGGAATATAATATGTTTTCTGTAAGCAAATGACTGCATGAGCagatgtatattataaaataaatacctctGGCAATAAAGGAAAGATTATTTAGAAGAAGAAAGACTAAAATAGGAAAAGCACATAATAGCCACAGTAAACCAAGCAAAGAATATTAAGGATCTAAACCTGACAAGTGACAAAGTTACTGATGAGAGGATATTACCAGGGATAAAAGGAGTCTTTATCAAGAAGACAATAATTCTAAATTTATGCAGTTAATACCAAAGCTTCAagatacatgaagcaaaaactgatagaacttcAGGGAGAAATCGACAAATCCGCAAGTATAGTCAGGGATTTCAGCATACCTCTCTTAATAATCTAGAGTACAAGTGGATAGAAAATCAGTAATAATATAGAAGTaaacaacactatcaaccaaTTGTTGATTCTaaaactgacatttatagaacactccaaccaaaaacaatagaatattttAGAACACAGAGCACTTACCAAAATAGGTCATATGCTAGACCtgaaacaaatctcaataaattgaaaaggtcaggggcgcctgggtggcgcagtcggttaagcgtccgacttcagccaggtcacgatctcgcagtccgtgagttcgagccccgcgtcgggctctgggctgatggctcagagactggagactgtttctgattctgtgtctccctctctctctgcccctcccccgttcatgctctgtctttctctgtcccaaaaataaataaacgttgaaaaaaaattaaaaaaaaaataaattgaaaaggtcAAATCAAACCAAGTATATTTTATgacaaaaacataattaaattaaaaatcaatagcaaaaataaatctggaaaattcccaaatatttagaaatcaaatAACACATTGGCGAGTACCTCATATAtcaaataataaatcaaaaacaaaattataaaacatttgaaCTGAATGACAATGAAAGCACAGGTTATTGGAATTTATGGAATGCAGCTAAAACATTGCTGAGACAAATGTGCAACACTAAAAGAccacatttgaaaagaaataaaaactaaatcaaTGGCATCAGATtccatctgttaaaaaaaaaaactagaaaaagtacATAAGGAAGTAGAAGTAAGCAGaaagatagaaataataaagatgagagaagtcaatgaattttcttttgaaataaataggGACATAAATGAAACTGATGGTTGATTATTTGAAAGATCAGTAAAACTGAATGAACCTCAAGCCAGACTGATttgaaaaaggagagataaagaaagagactgagagagaaaacagttaccaatatttattgatataAGGTACCAATAATTATACCTTAACTACAaacagaatatcaataaagataCTATGgacataaaaaagatttttaaaaaattgttataacACATACCAAGCACAGCACAATACAATCAGGCAGGAACTCCCCAACTCCCAAGTTCTTCAGGAGTAAAGAGTTTGAACCACATATCTAGTTCCCCACCTTTTAAGACTGCTACCAAAGGATTGGGTCCCTAAATTATCTACTTCTGAAAGCCAACAAGATTTGCACTCATTAGTCACAGAGGAccataacaaacaaaaaatgggtGTTagtcatataatcatctcaatagatgcagaaaaagcatttgacaaaatgaacattctttcatgataaaaactataAGCAAATTGGATATGTAAGGAACTTAACTTATCATAATAAAGGCCACacatgacaagcccacagctgacatcatactcaaaggtaaaaagctgaaagctttccctctaagatcaggagcaagacagggattcccattcttgctgcttttattcaacatagcactggaagtcctagccagagtaaTTAGGTATGAAAAAGATATGAAAGTCATCCAAATTAgaatggaagaagtaaaattgtctctatttacagtgatgtattttaaatagaaaacccTACAGATTTCtgttctactggggttttttttgttttgtttgaagtcataccatgcactttttctgaccacaacactatgaaactagaagttaactacaattaaaaaaaaaaaattggcaaaagctagaactaataaatgaattcagtaaaatcccaggatacaaaatcaatatatataaatctattgcatttctacataccaataatgaaacagcagaaagagaaattaaattactacccaaagcaatttacacatttaatgcaatctctatcaaaataacaatagcatttttcacagagctagaacaaacaatcctaaaatttgtatagaaccacaaaagatcccaaatggccaaagcaatcttgaaaaagaaaagcagagctggaggcatcacaattccaaacatcaagttatattacaaaactatagtaatcaaaaaagtatggtatttagcataaaaaaagacacagatcaatagaagagaatagaaaacccagaaaaaagcccacaattatatggccaattcatctttgacaacacaggaaaaaaatatccaatgggaaaaagactgtctcttcaacaaatagtgttgggaaaactggacagcaaaatgcaaaagaatgaaactggacaactttctttcaccatacacaaaaataaattcaaaatggattaaagacctgagacaggaaaccataaaaatccttgaagaaaatacaggcagtaatttctctgacaatggccatagcaacatttttctagatatgtctcctgaggcaagggaaacaaaagcaaaaataaactaatggaactaaataaaataaaaaacttctgcacagtgaaggaaacaatcaacaaaaccaaaaggcaaccctaaaaaaaggagaagatatttgtaaatgacatattcaataaagggttagtatccaacaatatataaaaaacttacaaaactcagcacccaaaggaatgaataatccaatttaaaaaaatgggtagaggggcacctgggtggctcagtcggttaagtgtccaacttcagctcaagtcatgatctcgcagttcatgagtttgagccccgcattggactctgggctggcagctcagagcctggagcctgcttcggattctgtgtgtccctctttctctgaccctcccccgctgtactcactctctctctctctctctctctctcaaaaataaataaacattaaaaaaaatttttttaaatgggcagaaaacatgaacagatatttctccaaataagacattatagatggccaacagacacatgaaaagatgctcaacatcacttatcaaggaactgcaaatcaaaactacaagatatCACcccacaactgtcagaatggctaaaatcaacaacacaaaaaaacaagtattggaggggcgcctgggtgactcagtcggttaagcatctgacttcagctcaggtcatgatctcacggactgtgagttcgagccccgtgtcgggctctgtgctgaccgctcagagcctggagcctgtttcagattctgtgtctccctctgtctctgaccctcccctgttcatgctctgtctctctctgtctcaaaaataaataaacgttaaaaaaaaacaagtattggagaggatgtgcaggaaggggaaccctcttgcactgttggtaggaatgcaaactggtgcagccactgtggaacacagtatggaggctcctcaaaagttaaaaatagaactatcctgtgATTCAACAACTGCACaactatttatccaaagaatataaaaatactaacttgattgttatagtagcattatttacaataaccaaattatcgaaacagcccaagtgtccataaattgatgaatggataaagaagatgtatacacacacacacacacacacaaatacacacactatggaatattattcagccataaaaaagaatgaaatcttgccacttgcaatgacatggatggagccagacaGTAttctactaagtgaaataagtccatcagaaaaagacaaatatcatatgatttcactcatatatggaatttaagaaacaaaacaaatgagcaaaggggaaaaaagagacagagagacaaaccaagaaactggactcttaactatagagaacaaactgatagttaccagcaGGAAGGGGAGTGAAGGGATGGATTAAACGGgtcatggggattaaggagtgcacttgtcatgatgagcgcCTGGTCATATACggatgtgttgaatcactatattgtacacctgaaactgatattacattatatgttaactaatgaatttaaataaaaaccttaaaaacctTCAAATTTAGAAAAGAGTTTCACTGGATTTTAAGcatctcagaaaacaaaataaaaaggacttgaaaataacaaaaaaagcaacCCTCATTCAAGTATTCTAGAATGTTTCTCAACCTCATATCtagcacatatttaaaaagatttcacttacaaaaacttataaaattctttaaaaaaaacacttaaaaagatcACATGCTCTTGTCACACACTGTACAGACGTAATGAAGAATGTGAGAAATATCCAACAATTATAGAGCATCAAATTTTACCAAAGTCTGGAATCATCAATCTAGAGTTTTtgctaaacagaaaaatatattaaccaAATTAAACTTTTTGAGAGAATCATCTCATTATTTCAGCATGTAGCAACTGAATTAtagctaaagaaaatattttcccaaaagtTGTCATAACCATAAAAACTGTGATGTCCTTTATTAACAGATATCTTATAATAACCTAtaattgctctttaaaaatgtgaatagatTAAACAGTATTCCTCCCTTATCCACAGAGGATACCTTCAAAGAGCCCCAGTGAATGCCTGAAATCATGGGTAGTACCAAGTGCTATGTATACTGCATTTTCCTATGCATATATACCTATGATAAAGCTTAACTTATAAAtaaggcacagtaagagattaacaacaataacaaataataaaattgaataattataacaatatcctataataaaatttatgtgcGTGTGATCTCTCCCTCCCAAATATCTTGTTGTACTGTATTCAACTCTTCTCCTTGTGATGTTGTGaggtgataaaatgcctacatgatgagatgtaGTCAAGTGACAGGTCAGGTGAAGGCATTGTGACAGagcattaggctactattgaccttcaaGGGAGGGTACATCAGAAAGAAGATATTCTTCTGGACCACAGTTGGCCATGGGTAAGTGAAACTATGGAAAGCAaaactgaaggggtgcctggatggctcagtcagttaagcacctgacttcagctcaggtcatgatcccacatctcatgggttcaagccctacttcgggctcatgctgacagcttggagcctagagacTGTtaggctctctgtctctcctctctgcacctcccctgctcacactctgtatctctctctctctcttaaaaataaataaacattttttaaaaaatttttaatgtggatAAGGGGTGAGTACTGTACTACAACTACTAATTCAATACTCTTCACAACAAGTTCAAAGTACAAAAAACAAGCCAAGCTTCCAAAGGACTCACCACATTGTAagttgaaatgaaattaaaagtggAAATATACCTTGAGGCtaagtatatttttctttatgtttacatgccttttaaaatactttatccAGGTTATCTTCATTAAATTAAGGCTTTTATAAAGGATTTAAGTTTCCCGATCCAGATATGGGACTGTAAAATATGCAAGATAGGGATGAAAACAGGAAAGGAACACTTGTCTCAGAAGGAATCAAATAGAAAGAGAATTAGAGATATGGGGTattataatgaagagaaaaaaacacataccTTTAGCTGTGTGACAAACTCAAGGAATTTAAAGTAGATGAGAGAACTACAGCAAAGAAAATGCCTTTTCCACTACAAGCTACatatagtgaaaataaaatatagctgtAGAGTATACTTTACCCTTTTCAATAAGGTTTATTATAGAAAtgatattttaagtaattatttcaaTCATCAACTTCATTTCTAAATGGGTATTTCATATATGCTAtgtttgaataaaaataacatagtAATTTTAAACCACTagtttttattgttcattttccaGCCAGCAGTCCACATCTTGGGATTTCCTTTTAGGTATTTACTTCCAGATACCTATACTTTTCTTAAGTGTGTATGTCCAGAAGCCTGTAGCTTCTGATTGCTAGCTTAGTTAAGAGCTAATTAGAGCTGAGGAAGAGGCCTCTATTCTAGTTGTACATGGATGACACCCTCTATTTCAAAGGTAGGAACCTGTTCTTTCTTGATATTAGACAAATCTTCAGGGACAGGATCCAGTTCCAAAGGCTCTTCGAGTTTTTGCTGATCTTCCAAAACCTTTGATTCTAATTTTATCCCTGGGACATCAGTCTGGAGATTTTGATATTCAGTAGACACATGGTCTACCAGAGCCTCATATGCAGCAGTTTGTTCAGATGGTGGAATAAGGTCATTTTCTACAGAGATTTGTGTAATAAAGTCCTCCTTGGCTTCCGGAAACTGTTTGTCAACAGAGACCATTTCTAAAGTAGTGTCTTCAGTTGATGGAGACCGAAGTTCAGCAGAGGCCTCCTCAGCTGATGGAGACCAAATTTCATATGAGGTATTTTCTTCAGGAGCCTCCTCAGCTGGTAGAGACTGAACTTCAGCTGGGGCCTCAGTTGGTGGAGCCAGAACTTCATATGGGGCCTCCTCTGCAGGGGCCTCTTCAGCGGGTGGGGACTGAACTTCAGCTGGAGCCTCTTCTGCAGGGACCTCCTCAGCTAGTGGAGAATGAACTTCAGCTGGGGCCTCCTCTGCAGGGGACTCCTCAGCTGGTGGAAACTGAACCTCAGCTCTGGCCTCTTCTACAGGGGCCTCCTCAGCTGGTGGAGAATAAACTTCAACTTGGGCCTCAGCTGGTGGAGACTGAACTTCAGCTGGGGCCTCCCCTGCAGGGGTCTCCTCAGCTGGTGGAAACTGAACCTCAGCTCTGGCCTCTTCTACAGGGGCCTCCTCAGCTGGTGGAGAATAAACTTCAACTTGGGCCTCAGCTGGTGGAGACTGAACTTCAGCTGGGGCCTCCCCTGCAGGGGTCTCCTCAGCTGGTGGAAACTGAACCTCAGCTCGGGCCTCTTCTACAGGGGCCTCCTCAGCTGGTGGAGAATAAACTTCAACTTGGGCCTCAGCTGGTACAGACTGAACTTCAGCTGAGGCCTCCTCTGTAGGGGTCTCCTCAGCTGGTGGAGACTGATTTTCAGTTGGGGCCTCCTCTGCAGGGGCCTCCTCAGCTGGTAGAGACTGAACTTCAGCTGGGGCCTCCTCTGCAGGGGACTGTTCAGCTGGTAGAGACTGAACTTCAGCTGGGGCCTCTCCTGCAGGGGCCTCTTCAGCTGGTGGAGACTGAGCTTCAGCTGTGGCCTCCTCTGCAGGGGACGCTTCAGCTGGTGGAGACTGAACTTCAGCTGGGGCCTCCTCTGCAGGGGCCTGTTCAGCTGGTAGAGACTGAACTTCAGTTGGGGCCTCCTCTGCAGGGGCCTCCTCAGCTAGTGGAGAATGAACTTCAGCTGGGGCCTCCTCTGCAGGGGCCTGTTCAGCTGGTGGAGACTGAACTTCAGCTGGGGCCTCCTCTGCAGGGGCCTCTTCAGCTGGTGGAGACTGAACTTCAGCTGGGGCCTCTTCTGCAGGGACCTCCTCAGCTAGTGGAGAATGAACTTCAGCTGGGGCCACCTCTGCAGGGGCCTCTTCAGCTGGTGGAGACTGAACTTCAGCTGAGGCCTCTTCTGTAGGGGCCTCCACAGCTGATAGAGGCTCTTCTGAAAAAGCCTCTTCAGCAGAGATAGACTCTACTTTAGCAGGGGCCTCTTCTTCAGGAGTCTCCTCATCTGGGAAAGGCTGTACAGGAGCTTCCTCAACTTTTGGAGACTGAACTTCAGCAAGAGGCCCTTCTGAAAGAGCCTCTTCACCCAGGGTTGGCTGTACTTTGGCAGGGCCCTTTTCTGCTGGAGCCTCCTCAATTTGTGGAGGCTGAAGTTCAGTAGCGGACTTTCCTGCAATAATGTCCGCAGCTGGTGTAGGTTGCACTTCAGCAGAGACGTCCTCTGCAATGGGAGGCTGGACCTCACCTAGAATGTACTGCTCATCTTCTAAAGGTACCAAACTACCTTTTTTGCTTTGCTGACTAAATGAAGATCTGCTAATACCTACCTGCCTAATTGCTTCATCTCTACTTGTTGAGGGTTGCAATTCAGGATGTTCACTAATGAAAATCTTCCCTGAGGATTTATGTTTCTGCACAACTTCACTTGACTTTGAAAAAGAGCTATCTGGCCTACCAATTACCACTATTTCTGATTCACTAAAGTACGTCTGCTGTTCTCTGTCCACTGTTTCTTTTTGAGGAATGTTCATCATTGTCCAGTCTCCAGTACAACTGGTCTGCTGAGATCTGTctattttgaattgaattgagCGTCTGCTTGTCAGAATTTCTACTTCCTGAACACTTTCTGGAAATTCAGAGACTGCTTCTCCAAGAGCAGCTGGCATTTCTTCAGGTACCACTGTTTCACCAACtggtttgatttcttcttttttctcttctacaatAGTGTCTGTTTGCAGAGATTTATCAGTCATATCCTGTACATGCTTTCTCTTTGTCCAAGTTTGCCGAAGTTGAGAAGATACTCTGAAAGGCTCACCGTTGACTTTACTTCCAGGAATGTTACCAATACTAAGGGTAGCTTTAGGGCCAGATGATTGTGATATaggcaaacttttctttttctctgtcacttcGGTCTGCTGGGATTTATCTACCATTGGTTGACTGGGTCGTCTTCTCTTTCGAATTTCTTGCCTCCCTGCTGAGATAGGCTGATCAGGTTCATcactttcttccatttctaagACTGGTGAATTTCAAATGTATTAATCTTCAAGTAATTAATCATCAGGAATCACAAATATACCAGATAGGTAAGTTTGcctttcttcattaaatgttgTTATGTTTAGCTACCTTAGAAAAAAGTAATTCATAAATTGTTGCATTCTGTACTACACCCTTGTTGGATCCCACCTTACTCAGTAAGCATCTTTCTTGTTTAGTCTTTCATATGACTGAATCTTGCTTCTAGAAGTTTCCCTTAAGGGTCTATGACATCACAGCCAATTCTCTCTACAAGCTTCCATTGGTGGTATTCCAAGCACTTTTTAACTTGGTATAGACACTCATAGATAATGGCTGCAAGTGAGAGAGCTACTACTTGAAACATCAAGTTGAAAAAAGCATTTGTCTATCAGAGGAACATCAAGCAAACTCCAGTAATGCTGCTTCTTAATAGTTGAAGGTGATGCTTTTGAACTTTCAATTCTATTCTTTTCATCCTACTATCAAAGACAGTTATAATACAGAACTCAGAACGCTACAGCCTATTTTCAATTGTTGGAGAAAGCaacttatatgtgtgtgtatgcttatatgacttaaagaaaatgaatattgtATGAGAAACTTGAATTCTGAAGTCCATATTCATGTAAAGTCCTTTCTTATGTCTTTAGCACTCAGTAACTACAAGAGCCTACTATCTATCcagcatctatctatctatctatcttatctatttATGTAGCATATTTGCATTCTCAAACAacttgagatatttttattttcaactactTCAGAAAATAGCTCCACCCAAAGCTTGCCAACTAAAGAATGTTAACTCTAAAgatatgccaagtgaaataaaatgcattttttaatatataagctACTGAATAACCACGTAGGAATAAATTCCCTAGTGAAGAGGAAAACCTTAAAATGAAGCCTTGAAAAAGAGGAAACCCAGGTAAGcaaattgtaaatggtattataatagatttagaatgtaaataaaacctTAACTTACACATCATGCAAACATTTTATTAGCAAGATTAAGATTTATCAAAAGATGTGCAAAAGCACATTACTTTAGTCTACCAAAAgttaaagaggagaaaacaaactttaacgtttatttatttttgaggcagagagagagggagacacaaaatctgaaacaggctccaggctctgagctgtcagcacagagcctgacgtggggctcgatctcacggacagtgagatcatgacctaagccaaagtcggatgcttaaccgaccaagccacccaagcgccccagcaaactttaaaaatgtagtcaaaggacaaagaaataaacatatctAAACAATCATTATGACTTGATtatctaaatgtttttaaatttctttatcccCCTAGGAAATACAAAAATGCCATTGAATAATTATCCTTATTTGATATGCATTATTCATAATTATAGCTAGGCTATCTTAGCCAAATCAAGacttttcaaattctttgacCAGCTCCATAAACCAAACTCAGTCTCTTGGCAGGGATCAGTGAATATCTGTTTAGTGTAATTGGACAACTGTGATTTAAACCGTGTTGCTTGCCCTACATCTCAACTTGCTCTGtcttaatttttgtctttgctGCTGTGCTATGTTCTATCTTTCTAAGAATTAATAAAGTGAAGTAAAACAATagtcattttacaaaataactgacctAGGTTCTCATCAGACCTGCTATAGTTTGAAAATTAGGTTATCAACTGCTTTGTGGTCTGGTGATCTTCTCAAGTCCATCTGTCATTTTGTAATCAAGTTTCTGACACTCTATGGAGTATCTTCAAAGTCCATTTTGGGTTGTTCTATaacaagaaatacaaatgaaaaccacaatgagataccacgtcacacctgtcagaatggctaaaattaacaactgaggaaacaatagaagttggtgaggatgtgcagaaaggggaatcctcttacactgttggtgggaatgcaaactggtgcagccactctggaaaacagtatagagtttcctcaaaaagataaaatagaactaccctaggacccagaaaatgcactactaggtatttatccaaaggatacaaaatactaattcaaaggaacaCATACACCCCGATGTATGTaacagcactattaacaatagccaaattctggaaagagcccaaatgtccattggctgatgagtggaaaaagaagatatgatatatatacaatggaatattactcagccataggaatgaaatttttccatttgcaacaaggtgtatggaactagagtgtattatgctaagcaaaatgagtcagagaaagacaaacaccataggatttcactagcatgtggaatttaagaaaccaaacagatgaacatagggtaagggaaggataagtaagataaaaacagagagggaagcaaaccataagactttcaactatagagaacaaactgagggttgatggaggggtgtgggcaggggatgggctaaatgggtgatgacattaaggaggacacttgttttgatgagcactgtgtattatgtgtaagtgatgaatcagtaaattttattcctgaaaccaatactacctATATGTAActaattgaatttaaataaaaacttggaagaaaaaaaaaaagaaatgtcaaaactaACATTGTATTTAATTGGATTATGTAATTGCATGTATTGGATTAATTTTGCTGCCTcaatttaaatgagattttacCAAATTTTCCATAgacataaaatgaattttcaatATCAGATAAATTCGCAATTTCCAACTATTTGATATTTATGTTTTcccctctaaaaaataataagg
Proteins encoded:
- the FSCB gene encoding fibrous sheath CABYR-binding protein isoform X2, whose translation is MEESDEPDQPISAGRQEIRKRRRPSQPMVDKSQQTEVTEKKKSLPISQSSGPKATLSIGNIPGSKVNGEPFRVSSQLRQTWTKRKHVQDMTDKSLQTDTIVEEKKEEIKPVGETVVPEEMPAALGEAVSEFPESVQEVEILTSRRSIQFKIDRSQQTSCTGDWTMMNIPQKETVDREQQTYFSESEIVVIGRPDSSFSKSSEVVQKHKSSGKIFISEHPELQPSTSRDEAIRQVGISRSSFSQQSKKGSLVPLEDEQYILGEVQPPIAEDVSAEVQPTPAADIIAGKSATELQPPQIEEAPAEKGPAKVQPTLGEEALSEGPLAEVQSPKVEEAPVQPFPDEETPEEEAPAKVESISAEEAFSEEPLSAVEAPTEEASAEVQSPPAEEAPAEVAPAEVHSPLAEEVPAEEAPAEVQSPPAEEAPAEEAPAEVQSPPAEQAPAEEAPAEVHSPLAEEAPAEEAPTEVQSLPAEQAPAEEAPAEVQSPPAEASPAEEATAEAQSPPAEEAPAGEAPAEVQSLPAEQSPAEEAPAEVQSLPAEEAPAEEAPTENQSPPAEETPTEEASAEVQSVPAEAQVEVYSPPAEEAPVEEARAEVQFPPAEETPAGEAPAEVQSPPAEAQVEVYSPPAEEAPVEEARAEVQFPPAEETPAGEAPAEVQSPPAEESPAEEAPAEVHSPLAEEVPAEEAPAEVQSPPAEEAPAEEAPYEVLAPPTEAPAEVQSLPAEEAPEENTSYEIWSPSAEEASAELRSPSTEDTTLEMVSVDKQFPEAKEDFITQISVENDLIPPSEQTAAYEALVDHVSTEYQNLQTDVPGIKLESKVLEDQQKLEEPLELDPVPEDLSNIKKEQVPTFEIEGVIHVQLE